Proteins from one Caulobacter sp. X genomic window:
- the sugE gene encoding quaternary ammonium compound efflux SMR transporter SugE — MAWIILLIAGLFEVGWAVGLKFTEGFTKPIPIVLTAISLVLSMGLLGWSVKTLPLGAAYAVWTGVGAVGTAIVGIVLFKEPATAARLVCLGLIVAGILGLKLFSPQ, encoded by the coding sequence GTGGCCTGGATCATTCTCCTGATCGCCGGATTGTTCGAGGTGGGCTGGGCCGTGGGCCTGAAGTTCACCGAAGGCTTCACCAAGCCGATCCCGATCGTGCTGACCGCGATCAGCCTCGTCCTGTCGATGGGCCTCTTGGGCTGGTCGGTGAAGACCCTGCCGCTGGGCGCGGCCTACGCCGTCTGGACGGGCGTCGGCGCGGTCGGCACGGCCATCGTCGGGATCGTGCTGTTCAAGGAGCCCGCGACGGCCGCGCGGCTGGTTTGCCTGGGACTGATCGTGGCCGGTATCCTCGGGCTGAAACTGTTCAGCCCGCAGTAG
- a CDS encoding alpha/beta hydrolase: MVETVLLIHGYGCAGDVWGPVANRLRAEGYRVETPTIRAAVRTVDGPRAGLAGLTLADYVAEMAAYAQTLARETGKKPIVMGHSMGGLIAQKIAEAGLASTVVLFAPASPADARGKPKLSPLFTFLNLVLAGKPETKAGKMWKTGFKFGVANAVPPARHDALYATMVYDSGQVLSDLAYPARDPNKAAYVDASKVTAPMLVMSGALDRTTPVEDVRRVSKKYAGAEYREYPNNAHYLIDEPNTMKILDDLIAWLGGKKQTPAATPAPTAAKAPTPAPAAAPVKAAEPAPAPAPAPKPAPAPAPAPAPTPAPAAAAAPKAEAKPKAAAKPKAAAPKKAAAPAKAPAAKASAAKAKAAPAPKAKAPAKADAKPKAAEAPKAAAAPAKAAPKAKAAAKPAATKAPAAKAAAPKAAAKPAAAKAPAKPAAAKPATAKKAAPAAKKPATKATAKTSPKSK, from the coding sequence CTGGCGACGTGTGGGGACCCGTCGCCAACCGGCTGCGCGCCGAAGGCTATCGCGTGGAGACGCCGACGATCCGGGCGGCGGTGCGGACGGTCGACGGGCCTCGCGCCGGTCTGGCGGGCCTGACGCTCGCGGACTACGTCGCCGAGATGGCGGCCTACGCCCAGACCCTGGCGCGCGAGACCGGCAAGAAGCCGATCGTGATGGGTCACTCGATGGGCGGCCTGATCGCCCAGAAGATCGCCGAGGCCGGCCTGGCCTCGACCGTCGTCTTGTTCGCCCCGGCCTCGCCCGCCGATGCGCGCGGCAAGCCCAAGCTTTCGCCTCTCTTCACGTTCCTGAACCTGGTCCTGGCCGGCAAGCCCGAGACCAAGGCCGGCAAGATGTGGAAGACCGGCTTCAAGTTCGGCGTCGCCAACGCCGTGCCGCCCGCGCGTCACGACGCCCTCTACGCCACCATGGTCTATGACAGCGGCCAGGTGCTGTCCGATCTGGCTTATCCCGCCAGAGACCCCAACAAGGCCGCCTATGTCGACGCCAGCAAGGTCACCGCGCCGATGCTGGTCATGAGCGGCGCCCTGGACCGCACGACACCGGTCGAGGACGTGCGTCGCGTCAGCAAGAAGTACGCTGGCGCCGAGTATCGCGAGTACCCCAACAACGCCCACTATCTGATAGATGAGCCAAACACGATGAAGATCCTCGACGACCTGATCGCCTGGCTGGGCGGCAAGAAACAGACCCCGGCCGCCACGCCCGCGCCGACTGCGGCCAAGGCCCCGACGCCGGCCCCGGCGGCCGCCCCCGTGAAGGCGGCGGAACCCGCTCCGGCCCCCGCGCCGGCTCCAAAACCCGCCCCCGCGCCCGCCCCGGCCCCGGCTCCGACGCCCGCTCCGGCGGCCGCCGCCGCGCCGAAGGCCGAAGCCAAGCCCAAGGCCGCCGCGAAGCCGAAGGCGGCCGCGCCGAAGAAGGCCGCCGCTCCGGCCAAGGCGCCGGCCGCGAAGGCTTCCGCCGCCAAGGCGAAGGCCGCCCCCGCGCCGAAGGCCAAGGCCCCCGCTAAGGCCGACGCCAAGCCCAAAGCCGCCGAGGCTCCGAAAGCGGCCGCCGCGCCCGCCAAGGCCGCGCCGAAGGCCAAGGCGGCGGCCAAGCCGGCGGCGACGAAGGCTCCAGCCGCTAAGGCCGCGGCTCCGAAGGCCGCCGCCAAGCCGGCGGCGGCCAAGGCGCCGGCCAAACCCGCCGCGGCGAAGCCTGCGACCGCCAAGAAGGCCGCTCCGGCCGCCAAGAAGCCTGCGACAAAGGCGACCGCCAAAACCTCGCCCAAGTCCAAATAG
- a CDS encoding acyl-CoA dehydrogenase family protein — MAMDFQLPPELTAYLAELDAFIEKEIAPLQARDDNQRFFDHRREWARTDWDAGGLPRHEWEELLGQARKLADQAGHYRYALPKAYGGKDGTNLGMAVIREHLASKGLGLFNDLQNEHSIVGNNPFVLMIRDFGRPDQQHLIEDMLDRGAFRPTFGLTEPDHGSDATHMETQAVREERHGQSGWRIDGEKMWTTGMHAATHCCLFARTSGEDGDARGITTFLVPAHAPGVKIEEYLWTFNMPTDHPRVSFTDVWVPDSAMFGPEGGGLALAQHFVHENRIRQAASSLGAAAYCIEESIKYARARKPFGKALAENQAIQFPIVELSTQVEMLRLLIRKTAWEMDRMTKPEVEKRLSDKVSMCNYWANRLCCEAADRAMQIHGGIGYSRHKAFEHIYRHHRRYRITEGAEEIQMRKVAAWLFGYIGPRKKDFQ, encoded by the coding sequence TTGGCCATGGACTTCCAACTGCCGCCGGAGCTGACCGCCTATCTGGCGGAGCTGGACGCCTTCATCGAGAAGGAGATCGCGCCGCTGCAGGCGCGCGACGACAACCAGCGCTTCTTCGACCACCGCCGAGAATGGGCGCGCACCGACTGGGACGCCGGCGGCCTGCCGCGCCACGAGTGGGAAGAGCTGCTGGGCCAGGCCCGCAAGCTGGCAGACCAGGCGGGCCACTATCGCTACGCCTTGCCCAAGGCCTACGGCGGCAAGGACGGCACGAACCTCGGCATGGCGGTGATCCGCGAGCACCTGGCCTCCAAGGGCCTGGGCCTGTTCAACGACCTGCAGAACGAGCACTCGATCGTCGGCAACAATCCGTTCGTGCTGATGATCCGAGACTTCGGCCGGCCCGACCAGCAGCACCTGATCGAGGACATGCTGGATCGCGGCGCGTTCCGCCCGACGTTTGGCCTCACCGAACCCGACCACGGCTCGGACGCCACCCACATGGAGACCCAGGCGGTCCGCGAGGAGCGTCACGGCCAGTCCGGTTGGCGAATCGACGGCGAGAAGATGTGGACCACGGGCATGCACGCGGCCACCCACTGCTGCCTCTTCGCTCGCACCAGCGGCGAGGACGGCGACGCGCGCGGCATCACCACCTTCCTGGTCCCGGCCCACGCGCCCGGCGTGAAGATCGAGGAGTACCTCTGGACCTTCAACATGCCGACCGACCACCCGCGTGTCAGCTTCACCGACGTCTGGGTCCCGGACAGCGCCATGTTCGGCCCGGAAGGCGGCGGCCTGGCGCTGGCCCAGCACTTCGTGCACGAGAACCGCATCCGCCAGGCGGCCTCCAGCCTGGGCGCGGCGGCCTACTGCATCGAGGAGAGCATCAAGTACGCGCGCGCCCGCAAGCCGTTCGGCAAGGCCCTGGCCGAGAACCAGGCCATCCAGTTCCCGATCGTCGAGCTGTCCACCCAGGTCGAGATGCTGCGCCTGCTGATCCGCAAGACCGCCTGGGAGATGGACCGGATGACCAAGCCGGAGGTCGAAAAGCGGCTCTCGGACAAGGTCTCGATGTGTAACTACTGGGCCAACCGTCTGTGCTGCGAGGCCGCCGATCGGGCCATGCAGATCCACGGCGGCATCGGCTATTCACGGCACAAGGCCTTCGAGCACATCTACCGCCACCACCGCCGCTACCGCATCACCGAGGGCGCGGAGGAGATCCAGATGCGCAAGGTCGCCGCCTGGCTGTTCGGCTACATCGGCCCCCGGAAGAAGGACTTCCAATAG
- the atpD gene encoding F0F1 ATP synthase subunit beta, with protein MAKTPAEKPATAAAKKPAAPKAAAAPKAAVAKAPAAKKPAAPKAAAASAPANAAVNLDGATGRLVQIIGAVVDIEFDGALPAILNAVETVNTATGQRLVFEVAQHLGQNTVRAIAMDATEGLVRGQPVKDTGAPIRVPVGPGTLGRIMNVIGEPIDEQGPIQSTLSRPIHRDAPTFAEQTNTAEVLVTGIKVIDLMCPYTKGGKIGLFGGAGVGKTVTMQELINNIAKAYGGYSVLAGVGERTREGNDLYHEMIESNVNVDPKANNGSTEGSRCALVYGQMNEPPGARARVALTGLSIAEYFRDEEGKDVLLFVDNIFRFTQAGAEVSALLGRIPSAVGYQPTLATEMGNLQERITSTNKGSITSVQAIYVPADDLTDPAPATSFAHLDATTVLSRDIAAQAIFPAVDPLDSTSRIMDPLIIGEEHYTVARRVQEVLQQYKALKDIIAILGMDELSEEDKLIVARARKIQRFLSQPFHVAEQFTNTPGAFVQLKDTIRSFKGIVDGEYDHLPEGAFYMVGPIEEAVAKAEKMAAEA; from the coding sequence ATGGCCAAGACCCCCGCTGAAAAGCCGGCGACCGCCGCCGCCAAGAAGCCCGCCGCCCCCAAGGCCGCCGCTGCTCCGAAGGCCGCCGTCGCCAAGGCGCCCGCCGCCAAGAAGCCGGCCGCTCCGAAGGCCGCCGCCGCTTCGGCTCCGGCCAACGCCGCCGTCAACCTGGACGGCGCCACCGGCCGTCTGGTGCAGATCATCGGCGCGGTCGTCGACATCGAGTTCGACGGCGCCCTGCCGGCGATCCTGAACGCCGTCGAGACCGTCAACACCGCCACCGGCCAGCGCCTGGTGTTCGAAGTCGCCCAACACCTGGGCCAGAACACCGTCCGCGCCATCGCCATGGACGCGACCGAAGGTCTGGTCCGCGGCCAGCCGGTCAAGGACACGGGCGCCCCGATCCGCGTGCCGGTCGGTCCGGGCACCCTGGGCCGCATCATGAACGTCATCGGCGAGCCGATCGACGAGCAGGGCCCGATCCAGTCGACCCTATCGCGCCCGATCCACCGCGACGCCCCGACCTTCGCCGAGCAGACCAACACGGCTGAAGTTCTCGTCACCGGCATCAAGGTCATCGACCTGATGTGCCCCTACACCAAGGGCGGCAAGATCGGCCTGTTCGGCGGCGCCGGCGTCGGCAAGACCGTGACGATGCAGGAACTGATCAACAACATCGCCAAGGCGTACGGCGGTTACTCGGTTCTGGCCGGCGTGGGTGAGCGCACCCGCGAAGGCAACGACCTCTATCACGAGATGATCGAGTCGAACGTGAACGTCGACCCGAAGGCCAACAACGGCTCGACCGAAGGCTCGCGCTGCGCCCTCGTCTACGGCCAGATGAACGAACCCCCGGGCGCCCGCGCCCGCGTCGCCCTGACCGGCCTGTCGATCGCGGAATACTTCCGTGACGAAGAAGGCAAGGACGTGCTGCTGTTCGTCGACAACATCTTCCGCTTCACCCAAGCCGGCGCCGAAGTGTCGGCTCTGCTGGGCCGCATCCCCTCGGCCGTGGGCTACCAGCCCACCCTGGCCACCGAGATGGGCAACCTGCAGGAGCGCATCACCTCGACGAACAAGGGCTCGATCACCTCGGTCCAGGCCATCTACGTGCCCGCCGACGACCTGACCGACCCGGCTCCGGCCACCTCGTTCGCCCACTTGGACGCCACCACCGTTCTGTCGCGCGACATCGCGGCCCAGGCCATCTTCCCGGCCGTGGACCCGCTGGACTCGACCTCGCGGATCATGGACCCGCTGATCATCGGCGAAGAGCACTACACGGTGGCTCGCCGCGTCCAGGAAGTCCTGCAGCAGTACAAGGCCCTGAAGGACATCATCGCCATCCTGGGCATGGACGAGCTGTCGGAAGAGGACAAGCTGATCGTGGCCCGCGCCCGCAAGATCCAGCGCTTCCTGTCGCAGCCGTTCCACGTCGCCGAGCAGTTCACCAACACGCCGGGCGCCTTCGTCCAGCTGAAGGACACGATCCGCTCGTTCAAGGGCATCGTCGACGGCGAATACGACCACCTGCCGGAAGGCGCCTTCTACATGGTCGGTCCGATCGAGGAAGCCGTGGCCAAGGCCGAAAAGATGGCGGCCGAAGCCTAA
- a CDS encoding F0F1 ATP synthase subunit gamma, with protein MASLKEMRNRISSVKATQKITKAMQMVAAAKLRRSQDAAEAARPYARRLASVIANLAAGVSGDGAPKLLAGTGRDDRHLVVVAAADRGLAGGFTSSIVRAARAHIDGLIKQGKDVRVICVGKKVTAQLAKPYAGRIVETFDLSAYRQLTLSVAQPIADVITREYEAGETDVVTLFYSRFKSVVQQIPTGLQLIPATVEGVEAASGPTAVYEYEPSEEAILETLLPRNLTVQILSALLDNMAGFYASQMTAMDNATRNAGDMIKRYTLEYNRSRQAQITKELIEIISGAEAV; from the coding sequence ATGGCAAGCCTAAAGGAAATGCGCAATCGGATCTCGAGCGTCAAGGCGACGCAAAAGATCACGAAGGCGATGCAGATGGTGGCGGCGGCCAAGCTGCGCCGGAGCCAGGACGCGGCCGAGGCCGCTCGTCCGTACGCTCGGCGTCTGGCGAGCGTCATCGCCAACCTCGCCGCCGGCGTCTCGGGCGACGGCGCGCCGAAGCTGCTGGCCGGCACCGGCCGTGACGACCGCCACCTGGTCGTCGTCGCCGCCGCCGACCGCGGCTTGGCGGGCGGCTTCACCTCGTCGATCGTCCGCGCCGCGCGCGCCCACATCGACGGCCTGATCAAGCAGGGCAAGGACGTCCGCGTGATCTGCGTCGGCAAGAAGGTGACGGCGCAGCTCGCCAAGCCCTACGCCGGCCGGATCGTCGAGACCTTCGACCTGTCGGCCTATCGCCAGCTGACCCTGTCGGTGGCCCAGCCGATCGCCGACGTCATCACCCGCGAATACGAGGCGGGCGAGACCGACGTGGTCACCCTGTTCTACAGCCGCTTCAAGTCGGTGGTGCAGCAGATCCCGACCGGCCTGCAGCTGATCCCGGCGACCGTCGAAGGCGTCGAAGCCGCCTCGGGTCCGACGGCGGTCTACGAGTACGAGCCCTCGGAAGAGGCCATTCTCGAGACGCTGCTGCCGCGCAACCTGACGGTCCAGATCCTGTCGGCCCTGCTGGACAACATGGCGGGCTTCTACGCCAGCCAGATGACCGCCATGGACAACGCCACGCGCAACGCCGGCGACATGATCAAGCGCTACACCCTCGAATACAACCGCTCCCGCCAGGCTCAGATCACCAAGGAGCTGATCGAGATCATCTCCGGCGCCGAAGCCGTCTGA
- the atpA gene encoding F0F1 ATP synthase subunit alpha, with translation MDIRAAEISAILKSQIANFGEEAAVSDVGQVLSVGDGIARIYGLDNVQAGEMLEFPKAGVKGMALNLERDNVGAVIFGQDQEIKEGDEVRRLGEIVDVPVGRGLLGRVVNPLGEPIDGKGPIQYTERRRVDVKAPGIIPRKSVHEPVQTGLKSIDTLIPVGRGQRELIIGDRQTGKTAVAIDTILNQKAVNAGKDESAKLYCVYVAIGQKRSTVAQIVKTLEEHGALEYTTVVVASASEPAPLQYLAPFAGCAMGEWFRDNGLHGLIIYDDLSKQAVAYRQMSLLLRRPPGREAYPGDVFYLHSRLLERAAKLNEDNGSGSLTALPIIETQANDVSAYIPTNVISITDGQIFLETDLFYQGIRPAVNVGISVSRVGSSAQIKAMKQVAGPIKGELAQYREMAAFAKFGSDLDASTQKMLARGERLTELLKQPQYAPQAVEEQVCVIYAGTRGYLDKIPTSAVRRFETEFLARLHSQHADLLEGIRTKKALDKDLENTLKSALDSFSATFA, from the coding sequence ATGGACATCCGCGCCGCCGAAATCTCGGCCATCCTCAAGTCGCAGATCGCCAACTTCGGCGAGGAAGCCGCCGTCTCGGACGTCGGCCAGGTGCTGTCCGTCGGTGACGGCATCGCCCGCATCTACGGCCTGGACAACGTCCAAGCCGGCGAAATGCTGGAATTCCCGAAGGCCGGCGTGAAGGGCATGGCCCTGAACCTCGAGCGCGACAACGTCGGCGCCGTGATCTTCGGCCAGGACCAGGAAATCAAGGAAGGCGACGAAGTCCGTCGCCTCGGCGAGATCGTGGACGTGCCGGTCGGCCGCGGCCTGCTGGGCCGCGTCGTCAACCCGCTGGGCGAGCCGATCGACGGCAAGGGCCCGATCCAATACACCGAGCGTCGCCGCGTCGACGTGAAGGCTCCGGGCATCATTCCGCGGAAGTCGGTGCACGAGCCCGTGCAGACCGGCCTGAAGTCGATCGACACCCTGATCCCGGTCGGCCGCGGCCAGCGCGAGCTGATCATCGGCGACCGTCAGACCGGCAAGACCGCCGTCGCCATCGACACCATCCTGAACCAGAAGGCCGTGAACGCCGGCAAGGACGAGAGCGCCAAGCTCTACTGCGTCTACGTCGCCATCGGTCAGAAGCGCTCGACCGTCGCCCAGATCGTGAAGACCCTCGAAGAGCACGGCGCTCTCGAGTACACCACGGTCGTCGTGGCCTCGGCCTCGGAGCCGGCCCCGCTGCAGTACCTGGCCCCGTTCGCCGGCTGCGCCATGGGCGAATGGTTCCGCGACAACGGCCTGCACGGCCTGATCATCTATGACGACCTGTCGAAGCAGGCCGTCGCTTACCGTCAGATGTCGCTGCTGCTGCGCCGCCCGCCGGGCCGCGAAGCCTATCCGGGCGACGTCTTCTACCTGCACTCGCGCCTGCTGGAACGCGCCGCGAAGCTGAACGAAGACAACGGTTCGGGCTCGCTGACGGCTCTGCCGATCATCGAAACCCAGGCCAACGACGTTTCGGCCTACATCCCGACCAACGTGATCTCGATCACCGACGGCCAGATCTTCCTGGAAACCGACCTGTTCTACCAAGGCATCCGTCCGGCCGTGAACGTCGGCATCTCGGTGTCGCGCGTCGGCTCGTCGGCCCAGATCAAGGCGATGAAGCAGGTCGCCGGCCCGATTAAGGGCGAACTGGCCCAGTACCGTGAAATGGCCGCCTTCGCGAAGTTCGGCTCGGACCTGGACGCCTCGACCCAGAAGATGCTGGCCCGCGGCGAGCGCCTGACCGAGCTGCTGAAGCAGCCGCAATACGCCCCGCAAGCGGTGGAAGAGCAGGTCTGCGTGATCTACGCCGGCACCCGCGGCTATCTGGACAAGATCCCGACCTCGGCCGTTCGCCGGTTCGAGACCGAGTTCCTGGCCCGCCTCCACAGCCAGCACGCCGACCTTCTGGAAGGCATCCGCACCAAGAAGGCGCTCGACAAGGATCTGGAGAACACGCTGAAGAGCGCGCTCGACAGTTTCTCGGCGACCTTCGCCTAA
- a CDS encoding alpha/beta hydrolase, whose protein sequence is MRAPVIMVHGAFCGGWTFDAFRAPFEAAGHAVLTPDLIGHDGSGGVAGVSMTDYARQIARLVEACETPPILIGHSMGGLVAQMAASRARVSKLILLAPSAPWGVSGASLEEAASAMSLYALGPYWLQAVAPDYGVVRRYSVDRLPRPARKAIFARMTAESGRALWETLNWWLDPFMTTSVAASGCPVLAIAGGQDVIHPSATVRQTAARLGGVVEVFPAMSHWLPGEPGWEDVAARCLEFIAAEDRAAA, encoded by the coding sequence ATGCGCGCACCGGTCATCATGGTCCATGGGGCCTTCTGCGGCGGATGGACCTTCGACGCGTTCCGCGCGCCGTTCGAGGCCGCTGGTCACGCGGTTCTGACGCCCGACCTGATCGGCCATGACGGGTCCGGCGGCGTCGCCGGCGTCTCGATGACCGACTACGCCCGGCAAATCGCCCGCCTCGTCGAAGCCTGCGAGACCCCACCCATACTGATCGGCCACTCGATGGGCGGCCTTGTCGCCCAGATGGCCGCTTCCCGCGCCCGTGTGTCCAAGCTGATCCTGCTGGCCCCGTCCGCGCCCTGGGGCGTCAGCGGCGCCAGCCTCGAGGAGGCGGCTTCGGCCATGAGCCTCTACGCCCTCGGCCCTTACTGGCTTCAGGCCGTCGCGCCAGACTACGGCGTCGTCCGTCGCTATAGCGTCGATCGCCTGCCCCGCCCCGCCCGCAAGGCGATCTTCGCCCGCATGACGGCCGAGAGCGGCCGGGCGCTGTGGGAGACGCTAAACTGGTGGCTCGACCCCTTCATGACCACCAGCGTCGCCGCGTCGGGTTGCCCGGTGCTGGCCATCGCCGGCGGCCAGGACGTGATCCATCCGTCCGCCACCGTCCGCCAGACGGCGGCGCGCCTGGGCGGCGTCGTGGAGGTGTTCCCGGCGATGAGCCACTGGCTGCCCGGCGAGCCGGGCTGGGAAGACGTGGCCGCGCGATGCCTCGAATTCATCGCCGCCGAGGACCGGGCGGCGGCCTGA
- a CDS encoding ATP synthase F1 subunit epsilon, translated as MAKLHFSLVAPERELFSGDVDMVQAPGAEGDFGVLANHAPFMTTLREGKVTVKDGATTKVFDIQGGFADVGPEGLTILAEHAVEAA; from the coding sequence ATGGCCAAGCTGCACTTCTCTCTGGTCGCCCCCGAGCGCGAACTGTTCTCCGGCGACGTGGACATGGTCCAGGCCCCGGGCGCGGAAGGCGACTTCGGCGTCCTGGCCAACCACGCCCCTTTCATGACCACCCTGCGCGAAGGCAAGGTGACCGTGAAGGACGGCGCGACGACCAAGGTGTTCGACATCCAGGGCGGCTTCGCGGACGTGGGTCCCGAGGGGCTGACCATCCTGGCCGAACACGCCGTCGAAGCGGCCTGA
- a CDS encoding pseudaminic acid biosynthesis-associated methylase — translation MADAPKTLEAWSGEFGDRYTERNAVTVDAVRGRAKVWGQVLPRLVGDPPKSILEVGPNVGLNLRGLQAITDAELWGIEPNGAARKQILDDGVLPPERLFEGFGHSIPLADGAVDMAFTSGVLIHVDPTQLEATMREIHRVSAKYVLCAEYFSPKAETITYRGEQDLLFKNDFGSLYLDLFPDLVLVDYGFFWRRTTVMDDTTWWLFRKV, via the coding sequence GTGGCTGACGCCCCCAAAACCCTGGAGGCCTGGTCCGGCGAGTTCGGCGACCGCTACACTGAGCGGAACGCCGTGACCGTCGACGCCGTGCGTGGCCGCGCCAAGGTCTGGGGGCAGGTGCTGCCGCGTCTCGTCGGCGATCCGCCGAAGAGCATCCTCGAGGTCGGGCCGAACGTCGGGCTGAACCTCCGGGGGCTCCAGGCGATCACCGACGCTGAACTGTGGGGCATCGAGCCCAACGGCGCGGCCCGCAAGCAGATCCTCGACGACGGCGTCCTGCCGCCCGAGCGTCTGTTCGAGGGTTTCGGCCACAGCATCCCGCTTGCGGATGGCGCGGTCGACATGGCGTTCACCTCGGGGGTTCTGATCCACGTGGATCCGACCCAGCTCGAGGCGACGATGCGCGAGATTCATCGCGTATCGGCCAAGTACGTGCTTTGCGCGGAGTATTTTTCGCCGAAGGCGGAAACGATTACGTACCGAGGCGAGCAGGATCTTCTGTTCAAGAACGATTTCGGCTCGCTCTACTTGGATCTGTTCCCGGATCTGGTGCTGGTTGATTACGGGTTCTTCTGGAGAAGGACGACCGTGATGGACGACACCACCTGGTGGTTGTTTAGGAAGGTCTGA
- a CDS encoding F0F1 ATP synthase subunit delta, with translation MADETKATDAGQRYAQSLFELTIENGNLAKVEADLKSLKAMIADSADLRRLIESPAFSAEDKGKGLVAVAVKAKFDMLTTKFLGLVASNGRTGDLLGAISAFVALSAKHRGVVTAEVVSAAPLSAAQLKSVQTALAQSLGKTPEVSTRVDPSLLGGLKVRVGSRLFDASLRSKLDSLKFALKRA, from the coding sequence GTGGCGGACGAAACCAAGGCGACGGATGCGGGTCAGCGCTATGCGCAGTCCCTGTTCGAACTGACGATCGAGAACGGCAACCTGGCGAAGGTCGAGGCCGACCTGAAGAGCCTGAAGGCGATGATCGCCGACAGCGCCGACCTGCGTCGCCTGATCGAAAGCCCCGCCTTCTCCGCCGAGGACAAGGGCAAAGGCCTGGTCGCCGTGGCCGTGAAGGCCAAGTTCGACATGCTGACCACGAAGTTCCTGGGCCTGGTGGCCTCGAACGGCCGCACCGGCGACCTCCTGGGCGCCATCTCGGCCTTCGTCGCGCTGTCGGCCAAGCACCGCGGCGTCGTCACCGCCGAGGTCGTCTCGGCCGCCCCGCTGTCGGCCGCCCAGCTGAAGAGCGTGCAGACCGCTCTGGCCCAGTCGCTGGGCAAGACCCCCGAAGTTTCCACGCGCGTCGATCCGTCCCTGCTGGGCGGTCTGAAGGTGCGCGTCGGTTCGCGTCTCTTCGACGCTTCGCTCCGTTCGAAGCTCGATTCCCTGAAATTCGCCCTGAAGCGCGCCTGA
- a CDS encoding LemA family protein, producing the protein MNRLVRNTARVALIVAIPAALAGCGINTIPTQDEATKAAWAEVQNQYQRRADLVPNLVATVKGYAAQEKDVLTAVTAARASATQVKVDASTITDPAQFQKFAAAQDQLSGVLGRLMVIQERYPELKSNQNFMALQSQLEGTENRIAIARRDYNEAAQKYNTTLRTFPSILWAKTVYSGQKPAQLFQATAAAQSAPTVDFSSPPTATPPKVQ; encoded by the coding sequence ATGAACCGTCTCGTCCGTAACACCGCGCGCGTGGCGCTGATCGTCGCGATTCCCGCCGCCCTGGCCGGCTGCGGGATCAACACCATCCCCACCCAGGACGAAGCAACCAAGGCCGCATGGGCCGAGGTCCAGAACCAGTACCAGCGCCGCGCCGACCTGGTGCCGAACCTGGTCGCCACGGTGAAGGGCTACGCCGCCCAGGAGAAGGACGTGCTGACCGCGGTGACCGCCGCGCGCGCCAGCGCCACCCAGGTCAAGGTCGACGCCTCGACCATCACCGACCCGGCCCAGTTCCAGAAGTTCGCCGCCGCCCAGGACCAGCTGTCCGGCGTGCTGGGCCGCCTGATGGTGATCCAGGAGCGCTATCCGGAGCTGAAGTCGAACCAGAACTTCATGGCCCTGCAGAGCCAACTGGAAGGCACCGAGAACCGCATCGCCATCGCGCGCCGCGACTACAACGAGGCCGCCCAGAAATACAACACGACGCTGCGAACCTTCCCGAGCATCCTGTGGGCCAAGACGGTCTATAGCGGCCAGAAGCCGGCCCAGCTGTTCCAGGCCACCGCCGCCGCCCAGAGCGCGCCGACGGTCGACTTCTCCAGCCCGCCGACGGCGACCCCGCCGAAGGTGCAGTAG